The Tenacibaculum sp. MAR_2010_89 sequence TAACGGTCAAAAAATGTGGATTTCAAATGCAGGTTTTGCTGAAATCTTTATCGTTTTTGCTCGTATTGGTGATGATAAAAACATTACTGGTTTTATATTAGAATATGATAAAAACAACCCTAATGGTGTAACATTAGGTGAAGAAGAGCATAAATTAGGTATTCGTGCTTCTTCAACACGTCAAGTATTTTTTAATGATACTTTAGTACCAGTTGAAAACATGTTATCTGTTCGTGGTGGTGGATTTAAAATTGCCATGAATGCGTTAAATGTAGGGCGAATTAAATTAGCTGCTGCTTGTTTAGATTCTCAACGTAGAATCATTACTGAAGGTGTAAAATACGCTAACGAACGTAAGCAATTTAAAACTCCTATTTCTGAGTTTGGAGCTATCAAATCTAAGTTAGCTGAAATGGCTACTAATGCATATGTTGGTGAATCTGCATCATACAGAGCTGCTAAAAACATTGAAGATAGAATTACTATTCGTGAATCAGAAGGAAATACTCATCAAGAAGCTGAATTAAAAGGTGTAGAAGAGTATGCTATAGAATGTTCTATTTTAAAAGTTGCTGTTTCTGAAGACGTACAAAATTGTGCTGATGAAGGAATTCAAATTTTTGGAGGTATGGGATTCTCAGAAGAAACTCCTATGGAGTCTGCTTGGAGAGATGCTCGTATTGCTCGTATTTATGAAGGAACTAATGAAATTAACAGATTACTTTCTGTTGGAATGTTAGTTAAAAAAGCAATGAAAGGTCATGTAGATTTATTAAATCCTGCTATGGCTGTTGGTGAAGAGTTATTAGGTATTCCTTCTTTTGATACACCTGATTATTCTGAATTATTTGCTGAAGAGAAAGAGATTATTGGTAAATTAAAGAAAGTATTCTTAATGGTTGCTGGTGCTGCTATCCAAAAATTTGGACCAGAATTAGAGCAACATCAACAATTATTAACAGCTGCTTCAAATATTTTAATTGAAACATACATGGCAGAGTCTGCTATTTTGAGAACTGAGAAAAACGTGAAACGTTCTGGTGAAGCTTCTCAAAAAGAACAAATTGCTATGACTCAATTATATTTATACAATGCTGTTGACATTATTACTAAAAATGCTAAAGAAGGAATCATTTCTTTTGCTGAAGGTGATGAGCAACGCATGATGTTAATGGGATTAAAACGTTTTACAAAATATGCTAACTACCCTAATATCGTTGAATTACGTAATATAATAGCAGAAAAATTAAAAGCAGAAAATAAATACTGCTTCTAAAAATATTTACTCGAAAGAGTATAAAAACCTTCTTTAACTTTCATAGGTTTTAGAATTTAGTTGTTTGTTTAAAAGATCGTTAAATTAGTTTTTGACGGTCTTTTTTCTTATAAATATTTATCTTTGAATATGGGTTTTACATAGCCCATAAAATCATTGGAAATAACTAAAAAAACAAATACAAATAATGCCAGATATTGGAACTGTCGGATTACTTATATTAATTGCTAATGGCTTTGTTTCTTATCAAGGTTTTGAAAATTGGCAATTTTTAAATACCTATAAATTTCAGGTTGACAAAATATTAATCAACAAAGATTATAAAAGGCTAATAAGTTCTGGTTTTTTACATGTAAACTGGACTCACCTTATCTTTAACATGTTTAGTTTATATTCTTTTGGAGCGAGTTTAGAACTTCGATTAGGATCTATTTACTTTGCTTTAATATACTTTACTAGCTTACTTGCAGGGAATTTATTCGCTTTATTGATTCATAAAAACCATGGAAAGTATAGTGCTGTAGGTGCTTCTGGAGCTGTTTGTGGAGTTATATTTGCTTCAATAGCTTTAATTCCTAACATTCGAGTAGGTATTTTATTTTTACCGGTATCAATTCCTGGTTGGTTATTTGGTCTTTTATACATTAGCTATACAATTTATGGTATTAAATCTAATAATGATAATATAGGGCATGAAGCTCATTTAGGAGGAGCAGTAATAGGAATGATTACAGCAATTATAATTAGCCCTAGTTCATTAACCCAAAACTACATCCCTATTCTACTTTCTCTTGTACCAACATTAATCTTTATCTTTTTTATTTTGGTAAAACCTCATTTATTACTCGTTGATAATCCTTTTAAAACTCAAAAAAAGCCTCAAACTATTGATGAGAAATACAACGAAGAAAGAGCACTAAATAAAAAAGAATTTAATCTTTTACTTGAAAAAATCCATAAAAAAGGTATTGACAAACTAACTGCAAAAGAAAAAGAAAAATTAGACGAATACTCAAAAGCAAATAGAAAATAATAATTTTATAAATCAAACACTGTAGTGTCTTTAAAAGAATTCATAACAAATGAGCTTTGTATAGTTGAGATTCCTTCAAATACCGAAAGTTTCTCGTTAATTAATCCTTGAAATTGGTTCATATCATTTACTGCTACTTTTAATAAGAAATCAAAATTACCAGATACATGGTGACACTCCATTACTTCTGGAAGACTTAAAATATTTTCCTTAAAAGAATCAATCAACTCTTTTTGATGTTTGAATAATGTAATTTGACAATAAGCTATTATTTGTTTACCAATAAGATTTCTATCTAATAAAGCAACATATTTTTTTACATAACCACTTTGCTCTAACTTTTTAATTCTTTCATAGGTTGGTGTTACCGTTAAGCCAATTTTTGTGGCTATTTCTTTCGTATTCTGCTTTGCATTTTCTTGCAAATGCATTAGTATTTCTCTGTCTATTCTATCCATAAAAGAACTCTTTTCTAAATCTAATAATTTTCGACCTCTTCAAAAGTAATAATAATCTTTATAAATAAATATAAAAGATTTATTTTCTTAATTAAAACTATAACTAGATTAAAATTCTAATAAACTATAGATTTGCATGAAAACAAAAACACATAAAATTAATAATCATGAAAGCTACTACACAACAAGAACGTCTTAACCAGCTTTTAGAGAAGATTACTAAAGCTAGAGATACTTTTTTAGGCTATCCAGTATCTAAAGATTTTGATTATTCAGAACTTTACGAGTTTTTAAAATACCCTATTAATAATCTTGGAGATCCATTTGAAGACAGTACCTACAAAGTACAAACTCATGAAATTGAACGAGAAGTTGTAAATTTTTTCGCAAAATTGTTTAGAGCAAATCCAAAAGATTACTGGGGATATGTTACCAATGGAGGATCGGAAAGTAATTTGTATGGTTTATATATTGCTAGAGAAATGTACCCAAAAGCGATGGTTTATTACTCAGAATCTACGCATTATAGTGTTAAAAAGAATATCCATTTATTAAATATCCCAAGTATTGTTATTCGCTCACAAGAAAATGGAGAAATAGATTATAACGATTTAGAAGAAACTTTAAAATTTAACAGACATAAGCCTGCAATTGTTTTAACCACTTACGGTACTACAATGAAAGAAGCAAAGGATGATGTATCTAAAGTAAAGGGTATCTTAAAAAAATTAGCTATTCAAGATCATTATATTCATTGTGATGGAGCACTTGCCGGATCATTTGGAGCATTTGTTGAACCAAAAATTCCTTTTGATTTTATGGATGGTGCTGATAGTATTTCAATTAGCGGGCATAAATTTATAGGCTCACCAATACCTGCTGGAGTTATTGTTACCAGGCGCTCTTTACGTGATCGTGTATCAAAAGGTATTTCATATATTGGCTCTTTAGATACAACTATAACAGGCTCAAGAAACGGACATAGTCCATTATTTTTATGGTATGCAATAAATAAACTTGGCATAGATGGTTTGAAAGCTAGATATAATCACAGTTTAGAAGTTGCCAAATATTGTAATCAAGAATTACTTAAAATTGGTGTTAATGCATGGAGAAATCCAGGAGCTATAACTGTTGTATTACCTAAAATGTCTAATACTATCAAAGAAAAATGGCAATTAGCTACTGAAGATGATATTACACATATAATTTGTATGCCTAATGTTACTAAAGATCAAATAGATCATTTTATTAAAGATGTAGCTTTTTCATTACATGAAAAAGAAGAAGAAGAACTTGCTTATTTTTAATAACTAAACTTTTTTAGCATAAACAATAAAAAAACATACTATAATTTATTTAATACCAGTACTTTTGCACGCAATTCTGAAAACAGAACAATCATGAAGCGAATTAAAGAATATAAGAAGTTATTTAAAGTAGAAGGAGCCATTAATTTAAAAGAATTAAAAACTACCTA is a genomic window containing:
- a CDS encoding acyl-CoA dehydrogenase family protein, producing MSDLLRGGQFLVKETNCEDIFTPEDFSEEQRMMKEAVMEFNDREIIPHKTRFEAKDYALTEETMRKAGELGFLGVSVPEAYGGLGMGFVSTMLTCDYISSGTGSFSTAFGAHTGIGTMPITLYGTEEQKQKFVPALAMGERFGAYCLTEPGAGSDANSGKTTAELTEDGKNYKINGQKMWISNAGFAEIFIVFARIGDDKNITGFILEYDKNNPNGVTLGEEEHKLGIRASSTRQVFFNDTLVPVENMLSVRGGGFKIAMNALNVGRIKLAAACLDSQRRIITEGVKYANERKQFKTPISEFGAIKSKLAEMATNAYVGESASYRAAKNIEDRITIRESEGNTHQEAELKGVEEYAIECSILKVAVSEDVQNCADEGIQIFGGMGFSEETPMESAWRDARIARIYEGTNEINRLLSVGMLVKKAMKGHVDLLNPAMAVGEELLGIPSFDTPDYSELFAEEKEIIGKLKKVFLMVAGAAIQKFGPELEQHQQLLTAASNILIETYMAESAILRTEKNVKRSGEASQKEQIAMTQLYLYNAVDIITKNAKEGIISFAEGDEQRMMLMGLKRFTKYANYPNIVELRNIIAEKLKAENKYCF
- a CDS encoding rhomboid family intramembrane serine protease, coding for MPDIGTVGLLILIANGFVSYQGFENWQFLNTYKFQVDKILINKDYKRLISSGFLHVNWTHLIFNMFSLYSFGASLELRLGSIYFALIYFTSLLAGNLFALLIHKNHGKYSAVGASGAVCGVIFASIALIPNIRVGILFLPVSIPGWLFGLLYISYTIYGIKSNNDNIGHEAHLGGAVIGMITAIIISPSSLTQNYIPILLSLVPTLIFIFFILVKPHLLLVDNPFKTQKKPQTIDEKYNEERALNKKEFNLLLEKIHKKGIDKLTAKEKEKLDEYSKANRK
- a CDS encoding Lrp/AsnC family transcriptional regulator, yielding MDRIDREILMHLQENAKQNTKEIATKIGLTVTPTYERIKKLEQSGYVKKYVALLDRNLIGKQIIAYCQITLFKHQKELIDSFKENILSLPEVMECHHVSGNFDFLLKVAVNDMNQFQGLINEKLSVFEGISTIQSSFVMNSFKDTTVFDL
- a CDS encoding histidine decarboxylase, with product MKATTQQERLNQLLEKITKARDTFLGYPVSKDFDYSELYEFLKYPINNLGDPFEDSTYKVQTHEIEREVVNFFAKLFRANPKDYWGYVTNGGSESNLYGLYIAREMYPKAMVYYSESTHYSVKKNIHLLNIPSIVIRSQENGEIDYNDLEETLKFNRHKPAIVLTTYGTTMKEAKDDVSKVKGILKKLAIQDHYIHCDGALAGSFGAFVEPKIPFDFMDGADSISISGHKFIGSPIPAGVIVTRRSLRDRVSKGISYIGSLDTTITGSRNGHSPLFLWYAINKLGIDGLKARYNHSLEVAKYCNQELLKIGVNAWRNPGAITVVLPKMSNTIKEKWQLATEDDITHIICMPNVTKDQIDHFIKDVAFSLHEKEEEELAYF